A genomic window from Haladaptatus caseinilyticus includes:
- a CDS encoding outer membrane protein assembly factor BamB family protein: MPSNDRRTFLKTVGVATGAVSLTGTGIALAQQDDSDANGSNDSNNADSSNDPAGWTTYHGNPGRTGFTADSGPETDVQTDWSMDLNGSMWNREPVVADGVLYLVADTSSAPSESKGYILAYDLKAGEEKWRRDDVPQPKTPTVGDEYVYFATITDDYPANDEGGLFALDRETGETKWHKTDSYEWENPVFVDGRLFAVDEAKGYGFAFDGKTGDIVWMNKDVGTEPCYADATVFYRQGAALNADDGTEKWRIEDENADFTLHAATADRVYGIRTDEYGIAVQGRSASDGTVKWAYRPGVSDDKHGRLAVGDGYVFLAEYNDGEPDGITVMDAETGELVWSDEFDMEITGDLTVADNALYVPGRTGVDLQYGDAVVLALSTAELEREWRYTFGSWDYDDVGPAADTPVVADGNVYTSTYPKHSTTYSMYIDHAELYVLGSGDDSSDDGSGDDGSGDEGSDDDQGDDSGGDKDDCQ, from the coding sequence ATGCCTTCGAATGATAGACGGACGTTCCTCAAGACGGTCGGTGTCGCAACTGGTGCAGTGAGCCTCACCGGAACCGGCATCGCTCTCGCACAGCAGGACGACAGCGACGCCAACGGTAGCAACGATAGCAACAACGCCGACAGTAGCAACGACCCGGCCGGATGGACGACCTATCACGGAAATCCGGGACGGACAGGTTTCACGGCAGATAGCGGCCCGGAGACGGACGTACAGACCGACTGGTCGATGGATTTGAACGGGAGCATGTGGAACCGGGAACCAGTCGTCGCGGACGGCGTCCTCTATCTCGTCGCGGATACCAGTTCAGCCCCGTCGGAAAGCAAGGGGTACATCCTCGCTTACGACCTCAAAGCGGGCGAAGAGAAGTGGCGACGGGATGACGTTCCGCAACCAAAGACGCCGACGGTCGGCGACGAATACGTCTACTTCGCCACGATAACCGACGACTATCCCGCCAACGACGAAGGTGGCCTCTTTGCACTCGACCGCGAAACCGGCGAGACGAAGTGGCACAAAACCGACTCCTACGAGTGGGAGAACCCGGTATTCGTCGACGGTCGGCTGTTCGCCGTCGATGAGGCGAAAGGGTACGGGTTCGCATTCGACGGCAAAACCGGCGATATCGTCTGGATGAACAAGGACGTCGGAACCGAACCCTGTTACGCCGACGCCACCGTCTTCTATCGGCAGGGTGCCGCGCTGAACGCCGACGACGGGACGGAGAAGTGGCGTATCGAGGACGAAAACGCCGATTTCACACTCCACGCGGCCACGGCAGACCGCGTGTACGGTATCAGAACCGACGAGTACGGCATCGCAGTGCAGGGTCGGTCGGCTTCGGACGGAACCGTCAAGTGGGCGTACCGCCCCGGCGTCAGCGACGACAAGCACGGGCGACTCGCTGTCGGCGACGGCTACGTGTTCCTCGCGGAGTACAACGACGGCGAACCCGACGGAATAACGGTCATGGACGCCGAAACGGGCGAACTCGTCTGGTCGGACGAGTTCGATATGGAGATAACCGGCGACCTTACCGTGGCTGACAACGCGCTGTACGTTCCCGGTAGAACCGGCGTCGATCTGCAGTACGGGGACGCGGTCGTTCTCGCGCTCAGCACCGCGGAACTCGAACGTGAGTGGCGATACACCTTCGGAAGTTGGGACTACGACGACGTCGGTCCCGCCGCCGACACGCCCGTCGTCGCGGATGGGAACGTCTACACGTCGACCTATCCGAAACATTCGACAACGTACTCCATGTACATCGACCACGCCGAGCTGTACGTTCTGGGTTCTGGCGACGATAGCTCGGACGATGGCTCCGGCGACGATGGCTCCGGCGACGAGGGTTCGGATGACGACCAAGGAGACGATTCGGGAGGTGACAAGGACGACTGTCAGTAG
- a CDS encoding potassium channel family protein, whose protein sequence is MRFVIVGSGRVGLRTARVLTEEGHDLVIVEDDPDKVERARKEGFEVIEGDGSDENVLTEAGLDSADAIGGLTGDLNVNFAACMVGKHHGCRTVMRIDADYREDIYHKFAGDVDEVIYPERLGAAGAKTALLGGDFDVIADLTANLQLTTITIPENSPLVGTHVMAVELPTDARIYAHGRSHERMTIPLPGTALEGGDRVALIAARDALPAVRERLQGSA, encoded by the coding sequence ATGCGATTTGTTATCGTGGGTTCTGGACGAGTCGGATTACGAACCGCCCGAGTGTTGACCGAGGAGGGTCACGACCTCGTCATCGTCGAGGACGACCCGGACAAGGTCGAACGTGCGCGCAAGGAAGGGTTCGAGGTCATCGAAGGCGACGGGTCGGACGAGAACGTGCTGACCGAGGCCGGTCTCGACTCGGCCGACGCGATCGGTGGGTTAACCGGCGACCTGAACGTGAACTTCGCGGCATGTATGGTCGGGAAACATCACGGCTGTCGAACCGTCATGCGCATCGACGCGGATTATCGGGAAGACATCTACCACAAGTTCGCGGGCGACGTGGACGAAGTCATCTACCCCGAGCGCCTCGGCGCGGCTGGAGCGAAAACCGCCCTCCTCGGCGGCGATTTCGACGTTATCGCGGATTTGACGGCGAATTTGCAGTTGACGACGATAACCATTCCGGAGAACTCCCCCCTCGTCGGTACACACGTCATGGCAGTCGAGCTGCCGACCGACGCGCGAATATACGCCCACGGACGGTCACACGAACGGATGACGATACCGCTTCCCGGAACGGCGCTCGAAGGTGGCGACCGTGTCGCGCTCATCGCCGCACGGGATGCACTCCCGGCAGTGCGGGAACGATTACAAGGGTCAGCGTAG
- a CDS encoding dihydrodipicolinate synthase family protein has product MHGTGVPLLTPFDDAGDLQESELRELVSWVEDRGVDFIVPCGSNSEAELMSVEERARVVEIVAEASSVPILAGTGHPGLRETMRQTTLAAEAGADAALVITPFYFDHDDETMIDYYHTVADESPIPVFLYSVPAYTDVALTPEVVGELADHENIVGMKDSSGDLTRLQRERARTEDADFDLLVGSGSIYAAGLDAGADGGVLALANVAPERANEIYELHRGGHDEQARQLNARLVELNRAITAQYGVPGAKAVMKARGAPAGAPRRPHRSVSDVVRDELEDLSQVAEH; this is encoded by the coding sequence ATGCACGGAACTGGCGTCCCACTGCTGACACCGTTCGATGATGCGGGCGACCTACAGGAATCCGAACTCCGCGAACTCGTGTCGTGGGTCGAAGACCGCGGGGTCGATTTCATCGTCCCTTGTGGGTCAAACAGCGAGGCGGAATTGATGAGTGTCGAGGAACGTGCCCGGGTAGTCGAAATCGTCGCCGAAGCGTCGAGCGTGCCGATACTCGCCGGAACGGGACATCCCGGCCTCCGGGAAACCATGCGCCAAACGACGCTCGCGGCGGAAGCGGGAGCCGACGCCGCCCTCGTGATAACGCCCTTTTACTTCGACCACGACGACGAGACGATGATCGACTACTATCACACCGTGGCCGACGAAAGTCCGATCCCGGTTTTCCTCTACAGCGTTCCGGCGTACACCGACGTCGCCCTCACACCGGAGGTGGTCGGCGAACTCGCCGACCACGAGAACATCGTCGGGATGAAAGATTCCAGTGGCGACTTGACGCGACTGCAACGAGAACGCGCTCGAACCGAGGACGCCGACTTCGACCTGCTCGTCGGGAGCGGTAGCATCTACGCCGCAGGACTCGACGCCGGTGCCGACGGCGGTGTTCTCGCGCTGGCGAACGTCGCACCGGAGCGTGCGAACGAGATCTATGAACTTCATCGGGGGGGGCACGACGAACAGGCCCGCCAGTTGAATGCCCGACTCGTCGAGTTGAATCGGGCAATCACGGCCCAATACGGCGTCCCGGGCGCGAAAGCGGTCATGAAAGCGCGTGGCGCACCCGCAGGTGCGCCGCGCCGACCGCACCGTTCGGTGAGTGACGTGGTTCGAGACGAACTCGAAGACCTGTCGCAGGTCGCGGAACACTGA
- a CDS encoding ABC transporter permease has product MSTESARSTTVAFGTGTSVLAVVTVQLLAFSISFSVGRPELYAVFAVLSAGGLALVGGRSTFGILSTTLGTVLLVALALPLLMLVARQSPASLLNSATDPSVQRALFLSVYAPLLSAMAAVTLGVPLAIVLARGFPGQPLVESLVDLPLVVPHSVAGLAVLFAFGRGGILPRTRVLGTLFGMVLAMTFVSAPFAVNAAREGFERVDSRVERAARTLGADEWETFRRVTAPLAARSILTGGVLAWGRAVSEFGAVAIVAYGVSVFYPPAMERVSGVQHAPVFIYNTFLSSGLEASGSVATLLLVLCVGIFLLVRSLAYDRGGWP; this is encoded by the coding sequence GTGAGCACGGAGTCGGCTCGATCTACGACGGTCGCGTTTGGAACGGGAACGTCAGTGCTGGCAGTCGTGACGGTCCAACTGCTGGCGTTCTCGATTTCATTTTCGGTCGGCCGTCCCGAACTCTACGCCGTTTTCGCCGTCCTGAGCGCTGGTGGACTCGCCCTCGTCGGAGGACGCAGCACGTTCGGCATCCTTTCCACGACCCTCGGAACCGTACTCCTCGTGGCGCTCGCCCTCCCGCTTTTGATGCTCGTCGCTCGGCAGAGTCCCGCCTCCTTGCTAAACTCGGCGACCGACCCGAGCGTTCAACGGGCGCTTTTCCTCTCGGTGTACGCGCCCTTGCTCTCCGCGATGGCCGCGGTTACGCTGGGAGTTCCACTCGCCATCGTTCTCGCTCGCGGATTTCCAGGACAGCCACTGGTGGAAAGTCTCGTTGACCTGCCGCTGGTCGTTCCACACAGCGTGGCCGGACTCGCGGTGTTGTTCGCGTTCGGAAGGGGTGGAATCCTTCCCCGGACACGGGTGCTCGGAACGTTGTTCGGAATGGTGCTAGCGATGACGTTCGTCAGCGCTCCTTTCGCAGTGAACGCCGCCCGCGAGGGCTTCGAGCGCGTGGATTCGCGCGTCGAACGGGCCGCCAGAACCCTCGGCGCGGACGAATGGGAGACGTTTCGACGCGTGACAGCACCGCTGGCCGCCCGGAGTATCCTCACTGGCGGCGTTTTGGCGTGGGGGCGAGCGGTGTCCGAGTTCGGTGCCGTCGCCATCGTCGCTTACGGCGTGTCGGTGTTCTACCCGCCAGCGATGGAGCGCGTTTCCGGCGTCCAACATGCGCCGGTGTTCATCTACAACACGTTTCTCTCATCCGGGTTGGAGGCGAGCGGTTCGGTTGCGACTCTTCTGCTCGTTCTCTGTGTCGGGATTTTCCTACTGGTTCGGTCGCTCGCCTACGACCGTGGAGGATGGCCGTGA
- a CDS encoding ABC transporter ATP-binding protein: protein MTESGLAIDVNAAFTADGATFTVEADVDMPAGETLVVLGPSGSGKSLLLEAVAGFHDYDGSVSLDGRDMNGLPPEKRRFGFVFQEYALFPHLTVAENVSFGEEYHEETRSPDELLSTLGVSDLAGRYPETLSGGEKQRVALARALLVRPDAFLLDEPLSALDVPTRQSLREDLAELLADETAVYVTHDRTTAWVLADRIAVMRDGSIEQKGTPDAVFERPASSFVARFTGSNCLPHPEKGRPMAIRPEHVELGNKNPDVHARVVRVLPEDGRYRVVLTVGETRCDAYTTTSLDVGETIGVTFPGGKTHPLPSDDG, encoded by the coding sequence GTGACGGAGTCGGGGCTCGCCATCGACGTAAACGCGGCGTTCACCGCGGATGGTGCGACGTTTACGGTCGAAGCCGACGTGGATATGCCGGCAGGCGAAACGCTGGTCGTCCTCGGTCCGAGCGGGAGCGGAAAATCGCTCCTGCTGGAGGCGGTCGCAGGGTTTCATGATTACGACGGGAGCGTCTCGCTCGATGGGCGGGATATGAACGGACTCCCCCCGGAGAAACGTCGATTTGGATTCGTTTTTCAGGAGTACGCACTCTTCCCGCATCTCACCGTCGCCGAAAACGTCTCGTTCGGCGAGGAGTATCACGAAGAAACGCGTTCCCCCGACGAACTGCTTTCCACACTCGGCGTCTCGGACTTAGCGGGACGGTATCCAGAAACGCTATCGGGTGGGGAAAAGCAGCGAGTTGCGCTGGCCCGAGCGCTGCTCGTCCGGCCGGACGCATTTCTGTTGGACGAACCGCTTTCAGCGTTGGACGTGCCAACCCGCCAGTCGCTCCGTGAGGACTTGGCCGAACTGCTGGCCGACGAAACCGCGGTGTACGTCACCCACGATAGAACGACCGCGTGGGTTCTGGCCGACCGAATCGCAGTGATGCGTGATGGCAGTATCGAGCAGAAAGGAACGCCGGATGCGGTATTCGAGCGCCCGGCATCGTCGTTCGTCGCACGGTTCACCGGGAGCAACTGCCTCCCCCATCCCGAAAAAGGGAGGCCGATGGCGATCCGTCCGGAACACGTCGAACTCGGGAACAAAAATCCGGACGTTCACGCACGAGTTGTTCGCGTTCTGCCTGAAGACGGTCGATACCGCGTCGTGCTGACGGTCGGTGAAACTCGGTGTGATGCGTACACGACCACTTCATTGGATGTCGGCGAAACGATCGGTGTTACATTTCCGGGTGGAAAAACCCATCCACTGCCGTCCGACGATGGATAA
- a CDS encoding LEA type 2 family protein, with amino-acid sequence MRSLFGKSVAAVVSLLVVSASGLGVAVTSGMVTVGQPSVENVRTDWGTVNAETSEIQTEIRLHNPNSVGVPDVVDVNYAVGMNDVTVAEGTSKGIGLPTGESMIAISTRMDNEKIPAWWVSHINNGERTTVSIEPTVSVPLFTKKLPAQKRPFETDLLSAFESDETRTMTAGDRTVLRVMKTDAEWGTATEAKTPLHVTATIENPTSGEVSFSQLGYTITMNDVRIAEGTTDSGVHVTPGEKTSFAIDSMFDNGKLPAWWESHVKNDERTTMDVQFYAVVKEDGETKRVTLPFLSKRVVFTTDVLGGGKTTTKTVPRTDTTEFESPKLQSVESEWEVPETGNTGIRTRAVVENPNEPGSVFADHLSVDAKYRVLMNEIQLVEGETSQDIGPGRTDLELSGEITDREVQRWWVSHVNNGEKTSRVVERDVTVDAGFARLPVGGEPERGTITTDMLGPVDSNSTLPFSVAGRQVGSVSNTQAEWGEATMAETPIESSATVKNDRGESIHITEVGYRVTMNDIVLSDESKDESIEIEPHSETTIRDTVPLDNSKLGAWWETHLRRGEESTLSVSYYVIVEYSGYTERVELDALNYEKTVTTDILGNESA; translated from the coding sequence ATGCGTAGCCTATTCGGCAAATCAGTCGCCGCGGTGGTATCGTTGCTCGTCGTCAGCGCCAGTGGTCTCGGTGTGGCAGTCACGTCAGGCATGGTAACCGTCGGACAGCCAAGCGTCGAGAACGTCCGGACCGACTGGGGAACCGTGAATGCCGAGACGAGTGAAATCCAGACGGAAATCCGCTTGCACAATCCAAATTCGGTCGGAGTTCCGGACGTAGTAGATGTGAACTACGCAGTCGGAATGAACGACGTGACCGTCGCCGAAGGAACGAGCAAGGGTATCGGACTTCCCACTGGGGAATCAATGATAGCGATTTCGACTCGGATGGACAACGAGAAGATTCCAGCCTGGTGGGTAAGCCACATCAACAACGGTGAACGGACGACCGTGAGCATCGAACCGACTGTGAGCGTCCCGCTGTTCACGAAGAAACTACCAGCACAGAAGCGACCCTTCGAAACCGATCTGCTCAGCGCGTTCGAGAGCGACGAGACCCGGACCATGACTGCCGGTGACCGGACGGTGCTCCGTGTGATGAAAACCGACGCGGAGTGGGGGACAGCGACCGAGGCAAAAACCCCCCTCCACGTCACCGCAACGATCGAAAATCCGACCAGCGGGGAGGTCAGTTTCTCGCAACTCGGATACACCATCACGATGAACGACGTACGCATTGCCGAGGGGACAACCGACAGCGGAGTACACGTAACCCCCGGCGAGAAAACGTCGTTCGCGATCGACTCGATGTTCGATAACGGCAAGCTTCCGGCGTGGTGGGAGAGCCACGTGAAAAACGACGAACGGACCACGATGGACGTGCAGTTTTACGCCGTGGTAAAAGAGGACGGGGAGACGAAACGAGTCACGCTTCCGTTCCTGAGCAAGCGAGTCGTCTTCACCACCGACGTGTTGGGTGGTGGCAAAACCACGACGAAGACGGTGCCACGAACCGACACGACCGAGTTCGAGTCGCCGAAACTCCAATCGGTCGAGAGCGAGTGGGAAGTACCCGAAACCGGGAACACCGGAATCCGGACGCGTGCTGTGGTTGAAAACCCGAACGAGCCGGGATCCGTGTTCGCGGACCATCTCTCCGTCGATGCAAAGTATCGCGTACTGATGAACGAAATTCAGTTAGTCGAAGGTGAGACGAGTCAGGACATTGGCCCGGGGCGCACCGACCTCGAACTCTCCGGAGAGATCACCGACCGCGAAGTCCAACGCTGGTGGGTCAGCCACGTCAACAACGGTGAGAAAACGTCTCGCGTGGTCGAGCGCGACGTAACGGTCGATGCCGGGTTCGCTCGACTACCGGTCGGTGGCGAACCGGAGCGTGGAACGATCACGACCGATATGCTCGGCCCGGTCGATTCGAACTCGACGCTTCCGTTCTCGGTCGCCGGTCGGCAGGTCGGGAGCGTTTCGAACACGCAAGCAGAGTGGGGCGAAGCGACGATGGCCGAAACACCCATCGAGTCGTCCGCTACCGTGAAAAACGACCGAGGAGAGTCGATTCACATCACCGAAGTCGGCTATCGCGTGACGATGAACGACATCGTCCTCTCGGACGAATCGAAGGACGAGTCCATCGAAATCGAGCCACACAGCGAGACGACGATTCGAGACACCGTTCCCCTCGATAACTCGAAGCTGGGTGCGTGGTGGGAGACGCACCTCCGCCGTGGCGAGGAGAGCACGCTCTCGGTGTCCTACTATGTTATCGTGGAGTACAGTGGCTACACGGAGCGCGTCGAACTCGACGCGTTGAACTACGAGAAGACCGTGACGACGGACATCTTGGGCAACGAGTCGGCGTAA
- a CDS encoding DUF7384 family protein, with translation MNNPNPARIAVGADVLAADLLVGGDARQTMNIVRDHSWVEFVASDELLTEAEAVIRELADDELARDWREKIEALRIEVEQSPGDHPALASAYAGNAAHIISYDDDLRSAKTAATLQGRISVSVKRPDGFVALFDPESLYDVVVGGEYPGPDMEWRE, from the coding sequence ATGAATAACCCGAATCCCGCCCGCATCGCCGTCGGGGCGGATGTGCTAGCTGCGGACCTGCTGGTCGGAGGAGATGCCCGTCAAACGATGAATATCGTCCGCGACCACTCGTGGGTGGAGTTCGTCGCCAGCGACGAACTCCTCACGGAAGCCGAGGCTGTCATTCGAGAACTCGCGGACGACGAACTGGCCCGCGACTGGCGCGAGAAAATCGAAGCGCTCCGAATCGAAGTCGAACAGTCGCCCGGCGACCACCCTGCCCTCGCCAGTGCGTACGCCGGAAACGCGGCACATATCATTTCCTACGACGATGACCTTCGAAGTGCGAAAACCGCGGCCACGCTTCAGGGACGGATTTCGGTCAGCGTCAAACGCCCCGATGGGTTCGTCGCGCTATTCGACCCCGAAAGCCTGTACGACGTGGTGGTCGGCGGGGAGTATCCGGGTCCGGATATGGAGTGGCGAGAGTAG
- a CDS encoding XTP/dITP diphosphatase, which yields MIRFVTGNEGKVREAREYLDDEVRQIEYDYTEVQSDDLAEIALHGAREAYEETGGEDPVVVDDAGLFIDAIGGFPGPYSAYVEDTLGVERVWQIAEQEENRRAHFRCIVAYYDGENAKTFSGLVPGTLVAPRGDGGFGYDPIFEHEGKTMAEMSTEEKNAISHRGRALAKFADWLSER from the coding sequence ATGATTCGGTTCGTCACCGGCAACGAGGGGAAAGTCCGCGAGGCACGTGAGTATCTGGACGACGAGGTTCGCCAAATCGAGTACGATTACACCGAAGTTCAGAGCGACGATCTCGCCGAAATCGCGCTTCACGGTGCGCGAGAAGCGTATGAGGAGACGGGCGGCGAGGACCCGGTGGTCGTGGACGACGCGGGCCTGTTTATCGACGCGATCGGTGGCTTTCCGGGCCCCTACTCGGCATATGTTGAGGACACGCTCGGCGTCGAGCGTGTCTGGCAAATCGCTGAACAGGAAGAAAACCGTCGTGCCCATTTTCGCTGTATCGTCGCGTATTACGACGGCGAGAACGCGAAGACGTTTTCAGGCTTGGTGCCCGGCACGCTCGTTGCACCACGTGGTGACGGCGGGTTCGGTTACGACCCGATCTTCGAACACGAGGGAAAGACGATGGCTGAGATGAGTACCGAGGAGAAAAACGCCATCTCACATCGCGGGCGGGCGCTGGCGAAGTTCGCGGATTGGTTGTCGGAGCGGTAA
- a CDS encoding DUF5808 domain-containing protein: protein MSDKDTSGTLFGMPYNFERPSVGRMLSAYWKPGEGMLVEKPFGIGYTLNLANWRSWLVLALAGVLLWQERSGPDVEAVEDEPVEVIVDDD from the coding sequence ATGTCCGACAAAGATACCTCCGGAACCCTCTTCGGCATGCCGTACAACTTCGAACGACCGAGCGTCGGGCGGATGCTGTCCGCCTACTGGAAACCAGGTGAAGGGATGCTGGTCGAGAAACCGTTCGGCATCGGCTACACGCTCAACCTCGCCAACTGGCGTTCGTGGCTCGTCCTCGCTCTCGCCGGTGTCCTGCTTTGGCAGGAGCGGAGCGGACCGGATGTCGAAGCCGTCGAAGACGAACCCGTCGAAGTCATCGTAGACGACGACTGA
- a CDS encoding bifunctional N(6)-L-threonylcarbamoyladenine synthase/serine/threonine protein kinase — protein MRILGVEGTAWAASAAVFSTGSNDDPSETDSDAVYDTNTESVFIETDAYQPESGGIHPREAAEHMSDAIPRVIATAMAEADGSIDAVAFSRGPGLGPCLRIVGTAARALAGRLDVPLIGVNHMVAHLEIGRQQSGFDSPICLNASGANAHVLGYRNGRYRVLGETMDTGVGNAIDKFTRHVGWSHPGGPKVEEAAKDGEYIDLPYVVKGMDFSFSGIMSAAKQAVDSGEAIEDVCFSLQENIFAMLTEVAERALSLTGRDELVLGGGVGQNARLREMLLEMCDQRGAKFYAPEPRFLRDNAGMIAVLGREMLDAGDTIPLTDSAVDSNFRPDQVAVSWRTDREEVFRNVGEREIRGAEATVSMGEERVTKRRVSKSYRHPQLDARLRKERTTLEARLTSDARRVGVPTPVVYDVDPLEAVIEFQHVGESDLREELSARRVRDVGRHLGAMHRAGIVHGDPTTRNVRCASERTYFIDFGLGYYSDDVEDYAMDLHVFSQSLAGTSNDAETLWSEFESAYSESGDSKVLSQLREIEGRGRYQ, from the coding sequence ATGCGAATCCTCGGCGTTGAGGGTACTGCGTGGGCGGCCAGCGCGGCGGTCTTTTCGACCGGATCGAACGACGATCCGTCAGAGACCGATTCTGACGCTGTCTACGATACGAACACCGAATCCGTTTTTATAGAAACCGACGCCTACCAACCGGAGAGCGGCGGTATCCATCCGCGTGAGGCAGCCGAACATATGAGTGACGCGATTCCACGCGTCATCGCGACGGCGATGGCCGAAGCGGACGGTTCGATCGATGCGGTCGCGTTTTCGCGCGGGCCGGGGCTCGGCCCGTGTCTCAGAATCGTCGGGACTGCGGCACGCGCGCTTGCGGGACGGTTGGACGTGCCACTGATCGGTGTGAATCACATGGTCGCCCATCTCGAAATCGGGCGACAGCAGTCCGGGTTCGACTCACCCATCTGTTTGAACGCCAGCGGCGCGAACGCTCACGTATTGGGGTACCGAAACGGTCGATACCGCGTGCTCGGCGAGACGATGGACACGGGCGTCGGTAACGCCATCGACAAGTTCACCCGCCACGTCGGGTGGTCACACCCTGGCGGACCGAAGGTAGAGGAGGCAGCGAAGGATGGCGAATACATCGACCTCCCCTACGTCGTGAAGGGAATGGATTTCTCCTTTTCCGGCATCATGAGCGCGGCAAAACAGGCGGTCGATTCGGGCGAAGCTATCGAGGACGTTTGCTTTTCACTGCAAGAGAACATCTTCGCCATGCTTACCGAGGTGGCGGAGCGCGCGCTCTCGCTCACGGGTCGGGACGAACTCGTCCTCGGCGGTGGCGTTGGCCAGAACGCGCGTCTCCGCGAGATGCTACTGGAGATGTGCGACCAGCGTGGCGCGAAGTTCTACGCGCCGGAACCACGCTTCCTGCGGGACAACGCCGGGATGATTGCGGTGCTGGGTCGAGAGATGTTGGACGCAGGTGACACGATTCCACTCACCGACTCGGCAGTCGATTCGAACTTCCGTCCCGACCAAGTGGCCGTCTCGTGGCGAACCGACCGTGAGGAAGTGTTTCGCAACGTCGGCGAGCGCGAAATCCGGGGTGCGGAGGCTACCGTCTCGATGGGGGAAGAACGCGTGACGAAACGAAGGGTGTCGAAGTCCTATCGCCATCCCCAGCTCGACGCCCGCTTGCGCAAGGAACGGACGACTCTCGAAGCGCGATTGACGAGCGATGCCCGCCGAGTCGGCGTTCCGACGCCGGTCGTCTACGATGTCGACCCCCTGGAGGCAGTCATCGAGTTCCAACATGTCGGTGAATCCGACCTCCGTGAGGAACTGTCTGCACGGCGAGTGCGTGACGTGGGTCGGCACCTCGGTGCGATGCATCGTGCAGGAATCGTCCACGGCGACCCGACGACACGAAACGTCAGGTGTGCGTCGGAGCGAACGTATTTCATCGATTTCGGACTCGGCTACTACTCCGACGACGTGGAAGATTACGCGATGGACCTGCACGTCTTCTCGCAGAGCCTTGCCGGAACCTCGAACGACGCGGAAACGCTATGGAGCGAGTTCGAGTCGGCGTATTCGGAATCCGGTGATAGCAAGGTGCTTTCGCAACTGCGCGAAATCGAAGGCCGTGGACGGTATCAGTGA
- a CDS encoding 30S ribosomal protein S27ae: protein MARNELYDDDGTTNREQCPRCGDSFLADHGDRLHCGKCSYTEWK, encoded by the coding sequence ATGGCGCGTAACGAACTCTACGACGACGACGGCACGACTAACCGGGAGCAGTGCCCACGCTGTGGCGACTCGTTCCTTGCCGACCACGGTGACCGACTTCACTGTGGCAAATGCAGTTACACCGAGTGGAAGTAA
- a CDS encoding 30S ribosomal protein S24e has translation MEVEILSQEQNPMLHRTEVRFQIVHDEATPSRLSVRDSLAAKLDKNADEVVVHEMSTKFGMRKTVGYAKVYDSSEHARDVEQDYMLERNKITADSDAEADNEPEAEEAE, from the coding sequence ATGGAAGTCGAAATCCTCTCACAGGAGCAGAATCCAATGCTCCACCGGACTGAAGTGCGGTTCCAGATCGTTCACGACGAGGCAACCCCCTCGCGTCTCTCCGTTCGAGACAGCCTCGCGGCGAAACTCGACAAAAACGCGGACGAAGTCGTCGTTCACGAAATGAGCACGAAATTCGGCATGCGAAAAACCGTCGGCTACGCGAAAGTCTACGACAGCTCGGAGCACGCGCGTGACGTCGAACAGGACTACATGCTCGAACGAAACAAGATCACGGCGGACTCGGACGCCGAAGCCGACAACGAGCCTGAAGCGGAGGAGGCTGAATAA